One genomic region from Colletes latitarsis isolate SP2378_abdomen chromosome 10, iyColLati1, whole genome shotgun sequence encodes:
- the Stat92e gene encoding signal transducer and transcription activator Stat92E isoform X2: protein MQGKGFTSEFKMSLWAKAQQLPQDALQQVRSVYGEHFPIEVRHFLSTWIEEKMWTDIEPENPQHEQYIANLVISLIQELESKAASLNTDDMFLTKLKLIEAAKNFRRYTHNPTTLFRIIRHCLATEMKLVAQVENLGGALISMAGGKVGLLSDAVAEIAQHVESLRRRTQETGEDLRKMEQEQEAFAISYHECTKLNAHLQHLATQPQNQQNLDLEKKIRRQKEQQEQLLNHKVAGLMQLRLTLADKLKDTITRLNSLQSRVLDDELIRWKRVQQLAGNGGPFNSNLDSIQEWCESLAELIWLNRQQIKEAERLKQKFALEPPGMQDILPTLNSQITQLLSSLVTSTFIIEKQPPQVMKTNTRFTSTVRLLVGGKLNVHMTPPQVKVSIISEAQANAMLKSDKMAKNGEASGEILNNTGTMEYHQATRQLSVSFRNMQLKKIKRTEKKGTESVMDEKFSLLFQSQFSVGGGELVFQVWTLSLPVVVIVHGNQEPHAWATVTWDNAFAEPGRVPFAVPDKVPWGQVAEALNVKFKSATGRSLTEDNLRFLAEKAFRGGNAGGQDYSGLLLSWAQFCKEPLPERNFTFWEWFYAVMKLTREHLKGPWADGCILGFVKKKQAEEMLATYASGTFLMRFSDSELGGVTIAWVADQTEVFMLQPFTSKDFAIRSLADRLFDLQHLLYLYPDRSKDQAFSKYYTPFAENQPTSTNGYVKPFLVTHVPGWGGPGVGGQTPSHSSVVGVGSSGQSGPGGSYPATPSTIFQAHSPDPSVTRDTPSVASSYAPGLGQLSVGRANTDMDYVDLMSHSELPSIDENIDLEPFNSFSFSEFIQSYNTKPQ, encoded by the exons ATGcag GGTAAAGGATTTACATCAGAATTCAAAATGTCACTGTGGGCAAAAGCGCAACAGTTGCCACAAGATGCATTGCAACAAGTACGTTCTGTGTATGGAGAACATTTTCCAATAGAGGTTCGACATTTTTTGTCTACCTGGATCGAAGAAAAAATGTG GACTGACATAGAGCCTGAAAATCCACAACACGAACAGTACATAGCCAATCTAGTTATATCTTTGATACAAGAATTGGAATCGAAAGCAGCTTCTTTAAACACAGACGATATGTTTCTAACAAAGTTAAAATTAATCGAGGCTGCGAAAAATTTTCGT AGGTACACCCACAATCCAACAACGTTGTTTAGAATAATTAGACACTGTTTAGCAACGGAAATGAAATTAGTAGCACAAGTAGAGAATTTGGGAGGTGCTTTGATAAGTATGGCAGGTGGAAAGGTTGGATTGCTCAGCGACGCCGTTGCCGAAATAGCGCAGCACGTTGAATCTTTACGACGTAGGACGCAAGAGACCGGGGAAGATTTACGAAAAATGGAACAAGAACAGGAAGCATTTGCGATCAGTTACCACGAATGTACTAAATTAAACGCGCATCTTCAACATCTCGCAACGCAGCCGCAAAATCAACAAAATTTGGACTTGGAGAAAAAGATCAGGAG GCAAAAGGAGCAACAAGAGCAATTATTAAACCATAAAGTAGCTGGTTTAATGCAGTTACGTTTGACGTTAGCCGATAAATTGAAGGACACGATCACCAGATTGAACAGCTTGCAATCCAGAGTCTTGGACGACGAACTTATTAG ATGGAAGAGAGTACAGCAATTGGCAGGGAACGGCGGGCCatttaacagtaatttagactcTATTCAAGAGTGGTGCGAAAGTTTAGCCGAATTAATTTGGCTCAATCGTCAACAAATCAAAGAAGCAGAAcgtttaaaacaaaaatttgcACTCGAACCACCGGGAATGCAAGATATTCTTCCTACATTAAATTCACAGATTACACAGCTTCTTAGCTCGTTAGTTACTAGCACGTTTATCATAGAAAAGCAACCGCCGCAAGTGATGAAAACCAATACTCGTTTCACGAGTACAGTACGTCTTCTAGTGGGTGGAAAATTGAACGTTCACATGACTCCGCCCCAGGTAAAAGTAAGCATTATTAGCGAGGCTCAGGCGAACGCTATGTTAAAAAGCGATAAAATGGCAAAAAATGGGGAAGCTAGCGGTGAAATTTTGAACAATACAGGAACAATGGAGTACCATCAA GCAACAAGACAACTTTCCGTAAGTTTTCGTAACATGCAGTTGAAAAAAATCAAAAGAACCGAAAAGAAGGGGACAGAGTCTGTCATGGACGAAAAGTTTTCGCTTCTTTTTCAATCGCAATTTAGCGTCGGAGGAGGTGAATTGGTATTCCAGGTTTGGACATTGAGTTTACCAGTTGTAGTAATCGTACATGGAAATCAAGAGCCACACGCCTGGGCTACGGTCACGTGGGATAACGCTTTTGCCGAACCTGGGAGAGTACCATTTGCAGTGCCCGATAAGGTTCCTTGGGGCCAAGTAGCCGAAGCATTAAACGTTAAGTTCAAATCGGCAACAGGTCGTTCATTAACAGAAGATAATCTTCGATTTCTTGCGGAGAAAGCATTTCGCGGTGGAAATGCTGGCGGGCAAGATTATTCTGGATTACTTTTGAGCTGGGCGCAGTTCTGCAAAGAGCCACTGCCCGAAAGAAATTTCACGTTCTGGGAATGGTTTTACGCCGTAATGAAATTAACCAGGGAGCACTTGAAGGGTCCGTGGGCGGACGGTTGCATATTGGGATTCGtgaaaaaaaaacaagccgaggagATGCTGGCAACCTATGCGTCAGGGACTTTCCTGATGCGTTTTTCAGATTCCGAACTCGGCGGTGTTACCATCGCATGGGTCGCAG ATCAAACCGAGGTCTTTATGTTGCAACCGTTCACGAGTAAAGATTTTGCGATACGCAGTTTAGCGGATCGGTTGTTCGATTTGCAACACTTACTTTACCTCTACCCAGACCGGTCGAAAGATCAAGCGTTCTCCAAATATTACACGCCGTTCGCAG AAAATCAACCTACGTCGACGAATGGATATGTGAAACCTTTCTTAGTAACGCACGTACCTGGTTGGGGCGGGCCGGGTGTTGGTGGTCAGACACCGTCGCACTCTTCTGTAGTCGGGGTAGGCAGTAGTGGTCAAAGTGGTCCAGGTGGTAGTTATCCCGCAACGCCGTCCACCATATTCCAAGCGCACAGTCCCGACCCGTCCGTAACACGCGATACTCCATCGGTGGCTTCCAG CTACGCTCCGGGCCTTGGCCAGTTAAGCGTCGGGCGTGCAAACACGGACATGGACTATGTGGATCTGATGAGTCACAGTGAGCTGCCCTCGATCGACGAAAATATCGACTTGGAACCCTTTAATAGCTTTAGCTTCTCCGAGTTCATACAATCGTACAACACTAAGCCGCAATAG
- the Stat92e gene encoding signal transducer and transcription activator Stat92E isoform X1: MQGKGFTSEFKMSLWAKAQQLPQDALQQVRSVYGEHFPIEVRHFLSTWIEEKMWTDIEPENPQHEQYIANLVISLIQELESKAASLNTDDMFLTKLKLIEAAKNFRQRYTHNPTTLFRIIRHCLATEMKLVAQVENLGGALISMAGGKVGLLSDAVAEIAQHVESLRRRTQETGEDLRKMEQEQEAFAISYHECTKLNAHLQHLATQPQNQQNLDLEKKIRRQKEQQEQLLNHKVAGLMQLRLTLADKLKDTITRLNSLQSRVLDDELIRWKRVQQLAGNGGPFNSNLDSIQEWCESLAELIWLNRQQIKEAERLKQKFALEPPGMQDILPTLNSQITQLLSSLVTSTFIIEKQPPQVMKTNTRFTSTVRLLVGGKLNVHMTPPQVKVSIISEAQANAMLKSDKMAKNGEASGEILNNTGTMEYHQATRQLSVSFRNMQLKKIKRTEKKGTESVMDEKFSLLFQSQFSVGGGELVFQVWTLSLPVVVIVHGNQEPHAWATVTWDNAFAEPGRVPFAVPDKVPWGQVAEALNVKFKSATGRSLTEDNLRFLAEKAFRGGNAGGQDYSGLLLSWAQFCKEPLPERNFTFWEWFYAVMKLTREHLKGPWADGCILGFVKKKQAEEMLATYASGTFLMRFSDSELGGVTIAWVADQTEVFMLQPFTSKDFAIRSLADRLFDLQHLLYLYPDRSKDQAFSKYYTPFAENQPTSTNGYVKPFLVTHVPGWGGPGVGGQTPSHSSVVGVGSSGQSGPGGSYPATPSTIFQAHSPDPSVTRDTPSVASSYAPGLGQLSVGRANTDMDYVDLMSHSELPSIDENIDLEPFNSFSFSEFIQSYNTKPQ, encoded by the exons ATGcag GGTAAAGGATTTACATCAGAATTCAAAATGTCACTGTGGGCAAAAGCGCAACAGTTGCCACAAGATGCATTGCAACAAGTACGTTCTGTGTATGGAGAACATTTTCCAATAGAGGTTCGACATTTTTTGTCTACCTGGATCGAAGAAAAAATGTG GACTGACATAGAGCCTGAAAATCCACAACACGAACAGTACATAGCCAATCTAGTTATATCTTTGATACAAGAATTGGAATCGAAAGCAGCTTCTTTAAACACAGACGATATGTTTCTAACAAAGTTAAAATTAATCGAGGCTGCGAAAAATTTTCGT CAGAGGTACACCCACAATCCAACAACGTTGTTTAGAATAATTAGACACTGTTTAGCAACGGAAATGAAATTAGTAGCACAAGTAGAGAATTTGGGAGGTGCTTTGATAAGTATGGCAGGTGGAAAGGTTGGATTGCTCAGCGACGCCGTTGCCGAAATAGCGCAGCACGTTGAATCTTTACGACGTAGGACGCAAGAGACCGGGGAAGATTTACGAAAAATGGAACAAGAACAGGAAGCATTTGCGATCAGTTACCACGAATGTACTAAATTAAACGCGCATCTTCAACATCTCGCAACGCAGCCGCAAAATCAACAAAATTTGGACTTGGAGAAAAAGATCAGGAG GCAAAAGGAGCAACAAGAGCAATTATTAAACCATAAAGTAGCTGGTTTAATGCAGTTACGTTTGACGTTAGCCGATAAATTGAAGGACACGATCACCAGATTGAACAGCTTGCAATCCAGAGTCTTGGACGACGAACTTATTAG ATGGAAGAGAGTACAGCAATTGGCAGGGAACGGCGGGCCatttaacagtaatttagactcTATTCAAGAGTGGTGCGAAAGTTTAGCCGAATTAATTTGGCTCAATCGTCAACAAATCAAAGAAGCAGAAcgtttaaaacaaaaatttgcACTCGAACCACCGGGAATGCAAGATATTCTTCCTACATTAAATTCACAGATTACACAGCTTCTTAGCTCGTTAGTTACTAGCACGTTTATCATAGAAAAGCAACCGCCGCAAGTGATGAAAACCAATACTCGTTTCACGAGTACAGTACGTCTTCTAGTGGGTGGAAAATTGAACGTTCACATGACTCCGCCCCAGGTAAAAGTAAGCATTATTAGCGAGGCTCAGGCGAACGCTATGTTAAAAAGCGATAAAATGGCAAAAAATGGGGAAGCTAGCGGTGAAATTTTGAACAATACAGGAACAATGGAGTACCATCAA GCAACAAGACAACTTTCCGTAAGTTTTCGTAACATGCAGTTGAAAAAAATCAAAAGAACCGAAAAGAAGGGGACAGAGTCTGTCATGGACGAAAAGTTTTCGCTTCTTTTTCAATCGCAATTTAGCGTCGGAGGAGGTGAATTGGTATTCCAGGTTTGGACATTGAGTTTACCAGTTGTAGTAATCGTACATGGAAATCAAGAGCCACACGCCTGGGCTACGGTCACGTGGGATAACGCTTTTGCCGAACCTGGGAGAGTACCATTTGCAGTGCCCGATAAGGTTCCTTGGGGCCAAGTAGCCGAAGCATTAAACGTTAAGTTCAAATCGGCAACAGGTCGTTCATTAACAGAAGATAATCTTCGATTTCTTGCGGAGAAAGCATTTCGCGGTGGAAATGCTGGCGGGCAAGATTATTCTGGATTACTTTTGAGCTGGGCGCAGTTCTGCAAAGAGCCACTGCCCGAAAGAAATTTCACGTTCTGGGAATGGTTTTACGCCGTAATGAAATTAACCAGGGAGCACTTGAAGGGTCCGTGGGCGGACGGTTGCATATTGGGATTCGtgaaaaaaaaacaagccgaggagATGCTGGCAACCTATGCGTCAGGGACTTTCCTGATGCGTTTTTCAGATTCCGAACTCGGCGGTGTTACCATCGCATGGGTCGCAG ATCAAACCGAGGTCTTTATGTTGCAACCGTTCACGAGTAAAGATTTTGCGATACGCAGTTTAGCGGATCGGTTGTTCGATTTGCAACACTTACTTTACCTCTACCCAGACCGGTCGAAAGATCAAGCGTTCTCCAAATATTACACGCCGTTCGCAG AAAATCAACCTACGTCGACGAATGGATATGTGAAACCTTTCTTAGTAACGCACGTACCTGGTTGGGGCGGGCCGGGTGTTGGTGGTCAGACACCGTCGCACTCTTCTGTAGTCGGGGTAGGCAGTAGTGGTCAAAGTGGTCCAGGTGGTAGTTATCCCGCAACGCCGTCCACCATATTCCAAGCGCACAGTCCCGACCCGTCCGTAACACGCGATACTCCATCGGTGGCTTCCAG CTACGCTCCGGGCCTTGGCCAGTTAAGCGTCGGGCGTGCAAACACGGACATGGACTATGTGGATCTGATGAGTCACAGTGAGCTGCCCTCGATCGACGAAAATATCGACTTGGAACCCTTTAATAGCTTTAGCTTCTCCGAGTTCATACAATCGTACAACACTAAGCCGCAATAG
- the Stat92e gene encoding signal transducer and transcription activator Stat92E isoform X3, protein MSLWAKAQQLPQDALQQVRSVYGEHFPIEVRHFLSTWIEEKMWTDIEPENPQHEQYIANLVISLIQELESKAASLNTDDMFLTKLKLIEAAKNFRQRYTHNPTTLFRIIRHCLATEMKLVAQVENLGGALISMAGGKVGLLSDAVAEIAQHVESLRRRTQETGEDLRKMEQEQEAFAISYHECTKLNAHLQHLATQPQNQQNLDLEKKIRRQKEQQEQLLNHKVAGLMQLRLTLADKLKDTITRLNSLQSRVLDDELIRWKRVQQLAGNGGPFNSNLDSIQEWCESLAELIWLNRQQIKEAERLKQKFALEPPGMQDILPTLNSQITQLLSSLVTSTFIIEKQPPQVMKTNTRFTSTVRLLVGGKLNVHMTPPQVKVSIISEAQANAMLKSDKMAKNGEASGEILNNTGTMEYHQATRQLSVSFRNMQLKKIKRTEKKGTESVMDEKFSLLFQSQFSVGGGELVFQVWTLSLPVVVIVHGNQEPHAWATVTWDNAFAEPGRVPFAVPDKVPWGQVAEALNVKFKSATGRSLTEDNLRFLAEKAFRGGNAGGQDYSGLLLSWAQFCKEPLPERNFTFWEWFYAVMKLTREHLKGPWADGCILGFVKKKQAEEMLATYASGTFLMRFSDSELGGVTIAWVADQTEVFMLQPFTSKDFAIRSLADRLFDLQHLLYLYPDRSKDQAFSKYYTPFAENQPTSTNGYVKPFLVTHVPGWGGPGVGGQTPSHSSVVGVGSSGQSGPGGSYPATPSTIFQAHSPDPSVTRDTPSVASSYAPGLGQLSVGRANTDMDYVDLMSHSELPSIDENIDLEPFNSFSFSEFIQSYNTKPQ, encoded by the exons ATGTCACTGTGGGCAAAAGCGCAACAGTTGCCACAAGATGCATTGCAACAAGTACGTTCTGTGTATGGAGAACATTTTCCAATAGAGGTTCGACATTTTTTGTCTACCTGGATCGAAGAAAAAATGTG GACTGACATAGAGCCTGAAAATCCACAACACGAACAGTACATAGCCAATCTAGTTATATCTTTGATACAAGAATTGGAATCGAAAGCAGCTTCTTTAAACACAGACGATATGTTTCTAACAAAGTTAAAATTAATCGAGGCTGCGAAAAATTTTCGT CAGAGGTACACCCACAATCCAACAACGTTGTTTAGAATAATTAGACACTGTTTAGCAACGGAAATGAAATTAGTAGCACAAGTAGAGAATTTGGGAGGTGCTTTGATAAGTATGGCAGGTGGAAAGGTTGGATTGCTCAGCGACGCCGTTGCCGAAATAGCGCAGCACGTTGAATCTTTACGACGTAGGACGCAAGAGACCGGGGAAGATTTACGAAAAATGGAACAAGAACAGGAAGCATTTGCGATCAGTTACCACGAATGTACTAAATTAAACGCGCATCTTCAACATCTCGCAACGCAGCCGCAAAATCAACAAAATTTGGACTTGGAGAAAAAGATCAGGAG GCAAAAGGAGCAACAAGAGCAATTATTAAACCATAAAGTAGCTGGTTTAATGCAGTTACGTTTGACGTTAGCCGATAAATTGAAGGACACGATCACCAGATTGAACAGCTTGCAATCCAGAGTCTTGGACGACGAACTTATTAG ATGGAAGAGAGTACAGCAATTGGCAGGGAACGGCGGGCCatttaacagtaatttagactcTATTCAAGAGTGGTGCGAAAGTTTAGCCGAATTAATTTGGCTCAATCGTCAACAAATCAAAGAAGCAGAAcgtttaaaacaaaaatttgcACTCGAACCACCGGGAATGCAAGATATTCTTCCTACATTAAATTCACAGATTACACAGCTTCTTAGCTCGTTAGTTACTAGCACGTTTATCATAGAAAAGCAACCGCCGCAAGTGATGAAAACCAATACTCGTTTCACGAGTACAGTACGTCTTCTAGTGGGTGGAAAATTGAACGTTCACATGACTCCGCCCCAGGTAAAAGTAAGCATTATTAGCGAGGCTCAGGCGAACGCTATGTTAAAAAGCGATAAAATGGCAAAAAATGGGGAAGCTAGCGGTGAAATTTTGAACAATACAGGAACAATGGAGTACCATCAA GCAACAAGACAACTTTCCGTAAGTTTTCGTAACATGCAGTTGAAAAAAATCAAAAGAACCGAAAAGAAGGGGACAGAGTCTGTCATGGACGAAAAGTTTTCGCTTCTTTTTCAATCGCAATTTAGCGTCGGAGGAGGTGAATTGGTATTCCAGGTTTGGACATTGAGTTTACCAGTTGTAGTAATCGTACATGGAAATCAAGAGCCACACGCCTGGGCTACGGTCACGTGGGATAACGCTTTTGCCGAACCTGGGAGAGTACCATTTGCAGTGCCCGATAAGGTTCCTTGGGGCCAAGTAGCCGAAGCATTAAACGTTAAGTTCAAATCGGCAACAGGTCGTTCATTAACAGAAGATAATCTTCGATTTCTTGCGGAGAAAGCATTTCGCGGTGGAAATGCTGGCGGGCAAGATTATTCTGGATTACTTTTGAGCTGGGCGCAGTTCTGCAAAGAGCCACTGCCCGAAAGAAATTTCACGTTCTGGGAATGGTTTTACGCCGTAATGAAATTAACCAGGGAGCACTTGAAGGGTCCGTGGGCGGACGGTTGCATATTGGGATTCGtgaaaaaaaaacaagccgaggagATGCTGGCAACCTATGCGTCAGGGACTTTCCTGATGCGTTTTTCAGATTCCGAACTCGGCGGTGTTACCATCGCATGGGTCGCAG ATCAAACCGAGGTCTTTATGTTGCAACCGTTCACGAGTAAAGATTTTGCGATACGCAGTTTAGCGGATCGGTTGTTCGATTTGCAACACTTACTTTACCTCTACCCAGACCGGTCGAAAGATCAAGCGTTCTCCAAATATTACACGCCGTTCGCAG AAAATCAACCTACGTCGACGAATGGATATGTGAAACCTTTCTTAGTAACGCACGTACCTGGTTGGGGCGGGCCGGGTGTTGGTGGTCAGACACCGTCGCACTCTTCTGTAGTCGGGGTAGGCAGTAGTGGTCAAAGTGGTCCAGGTGGTAGTTATCCCGCAACGCCGTCCACCATATTCCAAGCGCACAGTCCCGACCCGTCCGTAACACGCGATACTCCATCGGTGGCTTCCAG CTACGCTCCGGGCCTTGGCCAGTTAAGCGTCGGGCGTGCAAACACGGACATGGACTATGTGGATCTGATGAGTCACAGTGAGCTGCCCTCGATCGACGAAAATATCGACTTGGAACCCTTTAATAGCTTTAGCTTCTCCGAGTTCATACAATCGTACAACACTAAGCCGCAATAG
- the Stat92e gene encoding signal transducer and transcription activator Stat92E isoform X4, whose translation MQGKGFTSEFKMSLWAKAQQLPQDALQQVRSVYGEHFPIEVRHFLSTWIEEKMWTDIEPENPQHEQYIANLVISLIQELESKAASLNTDDMFLTKLKLIEAAKNFRQRYTHNPTTLFRIIRHCLATEMKLVAQVENLGGALISMAGGKVGLLSDAVAEIAQHVESLRRRTQETGEDLRKMEQEQEAFAISYHECTKLNAHLQHLATQPQNQQNLDLEKKIRRQKEQQEQLLNHKVAGLMQLRLTLADKLKDTITRLNSLQSRVLDDELIRWKRVQQLAGNGGPFNSNLDSIQEWCESLAELIWLNRQQIKEAERLKQKFALEPPGMQDILPTLNSQITQLLSSLVTSTFIIEKQPPQVMKTNTRFTSTVRLLVGGKLNVHMTPPQVKVSIISEAQANAMLKSDKMAKNGEASGEILNNTGTMEYHQATRQLSVSFRNMQLKKIKRTEKKGTESVMDEKFSLLFQSQFSVGGGELVFQVWTLSLPVVVIVHGNQEPHAWATVTWDNAFAEPGRVPFAVPDKVPWGQVAEALNVKFKSATGRSLTEDNLRFLAEKAFRGGNAGGQDYSGLLLSWAQFCKEPLPERNFTFWEWFYAVMKLTREHLKGPWADGCILGFVKKKQAEEMLATYASGTFLMRFSDSELGGVTIAWVADQTEVFMLQPFTSKDFAIRSLADRLFDLQHLLYLYPDRSKDQAFSKYYTPFAENQPTSTNGYVKPFLVTHVPGWGGPGVGGQTPSHSSVVGVGSSGQSGPGGSYPATPSTIFQAHSPDPSVTRDTPSVASRFRYNCLQSKLQRNPSNGYDSLQMEDLQAHGAV comes from the exons ATGcag GGTAAAGGATTTACATCAGAATTCAAAATGTCACTGTGGGCAAAAGCGCAACAGTTGCCACAAGATGCATTGCAACAAGTACGTTCTGTGTATGGAGAACATTTTCCAATAGAGGTTCGACATTTTTTGTCTACCTGGATCGAAGAAAAAATGTG GACTGACATAGAGCCTGAAAATCCACAACACGAACAGTACATAGCCAATCTAGTTATATCTTTGATACAAGAATTGGAATCGAAAGCAGCTTCTTTAAACACAGACGATATGTTTCTAACAAAGTTAAAATTAATCGAGGCTGCGAAAAATTTTCGT CAGAGGTACACCCACAATCCAACAACGTTGTTTAGAATAATTAGACACTGTTTAGCAACGGAAATGAAATTAGTAGCACAAGTAGAGAATTTGGGAGGTGCTTTGATAAGTATGGCAGGTGGAAAGGTTGGATTGCTCAGCGACGCCGTTGCCGAAATAGCGCAGCACGTTGAATCTTTACGACGTAGGACGCAAGAGACCGGGGAAGATTTACGAAAAATGGAACAAGAACAGGAAGCATTTGCGATCAGTTACCACGAATGTACTAAATTAAACGCGCATCTTCAACATCTCGCAACGCAGCCGCAAAATCAACAAAATTTGGACTTGGAGAAAAAGATCAGGAG GCAAAAGGAGCAACAAGAGCAATTATTAAACCATAAAGTAGCTGGTTTAATGCAGTTACGTTTGACGTTAGCCGATAAATTGAAGGACACGATCACCAGATTGAACAGCTTGCAATCCAGAGTCTTGGACGACGAACTTATTAG ATGGAAGAGAGTACAGCAATTGGCAGGGAACGGCGGGCCatttaacagtaatttagactcTATTCAAGAGTGGTGCGAAAGTTTAGCCGAATTAATTTGGCTCAATCGTCAACAAATCAAAGAAGCAGAAcgtttaaaacaaaaatttgcACTCGAACCACCGGGAATGCAAGATATTCTTCCTACATTAAATTCACAGATTACACAGCTTCTTAGCTCGTTAGTTACTAGCACGTTTATCATAGAAAAGCAACCGCCGCAAGTGATGAAAACCAATACTCGTTTCACGAGTACAGTACGTCTTCTAGTGGGTGGAAAATTGAACGTTCACATGACTCCGCCCCAGGTAAAAGTAAGCATTATTAGCGAGGCTCAGGCGAACGCTATGTTAAAAAGCGATAAAATGGCAAAAAATGGGGAAGCTAGCGGTGAAATTTTGAACAATACAGGAACAATGGAGTACCATCAA GCAACAAGACAACTTTCCGTAAGTTTTCGTAACATGCAGTTGAAAAAAATCAAAAGAACCGAAAAGAAGGGGACAGAGTCTGTCATGGACGAAAAGTTTTCGCTTCTTTTTCAATCGCAATTTAGCGTCGGAGGAGGTGAATTGGTATTCCAGGTTTGGACATTGAGTTTACCAGTTGTAGTAATCGTACATGGAAATCAAGAGCCACACGCCTGGGCTACGGTCACGTGGGATAACGCTTTTGCCGAACCTGGGAGAGTACCATTTGCAGTGCCCGATAAGGTTCCTTGGGGCCAAGTAGCCGAAGCATTAAACGTTAAGTTCAAATCGGCAACAGGTCGTTCATTAACAGAAGATAATCTTCGATTTCTTGCGGAGAAAGCATTTCGCGGTGGAAATGCTGGCGGGCAAGATTATTCTGGATTACTTTTGAGCTGGGCGCAGTTCTGCAAAGAGCCACTGCCCGAAAGAAATTTCACGTTCTGGGAATGGTTTTACGCCGTAATGAAATTAACCAGGGAGCACTTGAAGGGTCCGTGGGCGGACGGTTGCATATTGGGATTCGtgaaaaaaaaacaagccgaggagATGCTGGCAACCTATGCGTCAGGGACTTTCCTGATGCGTTTTTCAGATTCCGAACTCGGCGGTGTTACCATCGCATGGGTCGCAG ATCAAACCGAGGTCTTTATGTTGCAACCGTTCACGAGTAAAGATTTTGCGATACGCAGTTTAGCGGATCGGTTGTTCGATTTGCAACACTTACTTTACCTCTACCCAGACCGGTCGAAAGATCAAGCGTTCTCCAAATATTACACGCCGTTCGCAG AAAATCAACCTACGTCGACGAATGGATATGTGAAACCTTTCTTAGTAACGCACGTACCTGGTTGGGGCGGGCCGGGTGTTGGTGGTCAGACACCGTCGCACTCTTCTGTAGTCGGGGTAGGCAGTAGTGGTCAAAGTGGTCCAGGTGGTAGTTATCCCGCAACGCCGTCCACCATATTCCAAGCGCACAGTCCCGACCCGTCCGTAACACGCGATACTCCATCGGTGGCTTCCAG ATTTAGATACAATTGTTTGCAAAGCAAATTGCAGCGAAATCCGTCCAACGGATACGATAGCTTACAAATGGAGGATCTTCAGGCACATGGAGCAGTTTGA